The window gaaacgttcagtgaggccacagctggctttaataaTAAGTTCATAAGAtcccctgaaccagtgctattagacttCAGTGGGAGTAATTATCTTATCGGCAagtgtctactgcctcctccactCATTATGGTGATGATTGGTGGTTGTGATAATGTTGCTGCAACTAAGGTGCAACAATGTTGTTGTGAAAGGTATGTTACCCTAGGAGCAATGTTGCTATATTTGTGTGAAGGTGTtagcatttcttctttattataattttttttgcattattgaGATTCTTGATTTATGCAAGGTTATATCCACGCTGATTAAAAAGAGGGCGAGTTACATGAAAGGTTTTATTGTTCAATgtcaacaatagtaataaatagaTGAGTAGGGAAGGAGAGTTTCGCCCTTGTGGTGGAGCATTTGTTCATGGCGGGTGTTTAGGCATAGGTGTATCTGTCCTCGGGAGAGCGGTTTCGGTCCTCCTCGGCCGCCTTAGCAATCTGGGCCAGCACGAAAtcggggatggggtgggggaacTCGGGGGCCACGGGCAGCAAGTCAGAGTCCGGCTGGTAGCCGCCGGCGTCAGCGACGAACTTCACCTCAACGGGGGTGCCGTCAGGGGCGGTGTAGCTGTGGGGACAAAGTGTGCATCAGTCTTCATGCTGCTACTCACAATACTGATTCTATTACCACTGCACGCCTCCCGCCAAACTGTCAACAAACAGACAACACTCGCTGCCGCCAGCCGAGTTGTACTCACGAGAACACTCCACTCTTGACCACGGCGCCCTCGGGGCCGTCTGGGCTTCCGTGCTGGGACACAGAGATGCCGTTGCTGGTCCTCACCTCCAGGTTGTACCTGCCGTCGTCCTGGAGATCGAAGTCGTGCTGCAGGATCTCTGCCTCCTCGCTGGATCCCACAGAGGCATAGCTGTAGGGTCTGTCGGGGGCGGCGAAGGCCACGGCGGCGAGGGCGGCGATGATCACCTGGGTGGAAGACTTCTGTTAGCGTACGACAGACACGTCTCTTGTCCAAATAAGCACAATAAAAGAATAGTGTATATCACGCTGTCTAATGTTGTAGTGGCAGTAATCCCATCACATAACACGCAGCTGTGATGCTGCGCGGGAGCTGTTATCAAGGcactctgtgtctctgtgtgctgCCATTGGACTTACGAATTTCATGTTGCCTGGTGGAGCTTGTGACGACTGGAGGTCCATGTGCCAGTCTTTATAGGAGTACCTGCGGAGTGGCCGTGAGATGCCAGCTACTGATATTGGCATGAAATATCTTGTTTGTCCACTTTACCGAGTCTCATAAAGGCGTTACGTCATTACTCGACTATCCATGACCATTATCGTGTGTGCATGGCTGTGGAGTAGAAAGGCTTGTGTTCCCCGCTAGAACATAGTACGAGGTCAGGGTCGCGGCAAAGATACTTTTGGCAGTGACTGACATCCTTTGTCAAGAACTGAAGTAATACCAGGACGTGTGGCCTTTGGCAACTATGTTCCGCAATGTTATGTTGATTTTCGTGTGAACCATTAGCTTCCCACGTGCTCACCTACATATTTGTGTCATTACTCTGAATGAAAACAtgtcttaataaaaaaataaacaataaaatccAAATTTATATCGATGTGAGGTGACACATCGTAACTTCCAGAACACAACATAAAAagattatcattttgtttttctatgtaATCTTATAATGCATAGCAGTAAACACAATTGACTGAAAAGCCCAAGACGAAGGGGGAGCTGGTATTACAGCACCACTCTTCCGTGAACAGAGCGTATAAGAACATGCAAGAtcaatgaggaaggaaaagttattGTGATATTTAGATCGAGAGTCTTTTAGCTGCTTCTTACTTTAAGAAATTGTTCCAGGGACACTTATATTTGTCCTAAAGATTACGAAAAATCAAACATGACGGTGCTATTCTATACTGTTCTATGTACAAACAGAACACGAGAACAGAGACAAGAGCAATAAACTCCATATGGATGACCCTAATATTGCACctcctgaaaataaaaaaaatgtacgtattttcatttttaatgaagtgaaaagaatataCTGAAATTATTTTCTTCTGAGTGATAATTTAGCTAAGGAGAGGACTCTGTAACAGGGAAATAaatatgatatttatttttcttcatcattgatTTCA is drawn from Portunus trituberculatus isolate SZX2019 chromosome 44, ASM1759143v1, whole genome shotgun sequence and contains these coding sequences:
- the LOC123519000 gene encoding cuticle protein AMP1A-like; this translates as MPISVAGISRPLRRYSYKDWHMDLQSSQAPPGNMKFVIIAALAAVAFAAPDRPYSYASVGSSEEAEILQHDFDLQDDGRYNLEVRTSNGISVSQHGSPDGPEGAVVKSGVFSYTAPDGTPVEVKFVADAGGYQPDSDLLPVAPEFPHPIPDFVLAQIAKAAEEDRNRSPEDRYTYA